From one Myxococcales bacterium genomic stretch:
- the yndJ gene encoding YndJ family transporter, with amino-acid sequence MSELTLLRVLLLLAMAMGPLGTHRFFFAEQSRLRVGAHVLALACAALGLFLDAPVLCGAWLLFCAGSFALFLGERASREGAAALRSPDVLAASVPFLFSNIAAVWLVGGANDLRILGYGTAFSYYAALHGNVLGWILVGALAALAQRGGPERRVYVASVLVCLVSFLLLAFGIDQLRALKPLGVVGLSLALPASQLAFLRSVWPRHRTAFALGCVSLAGLVFTMGLAWHNELSMPAFLAVAGLRGMVSVHGTINALIVAPCFLAAVRLAPELRS; translated from the coding sequence ATGTCCGAGCTCACCCTGCTCCGCGTTCTCTTGCTCCTGGCCATGGCCATGGGGCCGCTCGGCACGCATCGCTTCTTCTTCGCCGAGCAAAGCCGGCTTCGCGTCGGCGCGCACGTTTTGGCGCTCGCATGCGCGGCGCTCGGGCTCTTCCTGGACGCGCCGGTCCTCTGTGGGGCGTGGCTTCTCTTCTGCGCCGGGAGCTTCGCGCTCTTCCTCGGGGAGCGTGCGTCTCGAGAGGGCGCCGCGGCGCTCCGCTCCCCCGACGTGCTCGCGGCGAGCGTCCCCTTCCTCTTCAGCAACATCGCAGCGGTGTGGCTCGTCGGTGGGGCGAACGACCTTCGCATCCTCGGGTACGGGACAGCCTTCAGCTACTACGCCGCGCTTCACGGGAACGTGCTCGGCTGGATCCTAGTCGGCGCGCTGGCGGCCCTCGCCCAGCGAGGCGGTCCGGAGCGCCGCGTCTACGTCGCCTCGGTGCTCGTGTGCCTCGTCTCGTTCCTCTTGCTCGCGTTCGGCATCGACCAGCTCCGCGCGCTCAAGCCGCTCGGCGTCGTTGGCCTCTCGCTCGCGCTGCCGGCCTCGCAGCTAGCGTTCTTGCGAAGCGTGTGGCCACGCCATCGCACCGCCTTCGCACTCGGCTGCGTCAGCCTCGCAGGCCTCGTCTTCACGATGGGGCTCGCGTGGCACAACGAGCTCTCGATGCCGGCGTTCCTCGCCGTCGCTGGGCTCCGCGGCATGGTCTCGGTCCACGGCACGATCAACGCCCTCATCGTCGCGCCGTGCTTCCTAGCCGCCGTCAGGCTCGCCCCGGAGCTCAGAAGTTGA
- a CDS encoding DUF4303 domain-containing protein — translation MASPETLERNGKVVPFDFAALERKIATATLQVFRDVARAYPDESVCAFALYSDDGAVTVCPAFDLQSHRAARDAAAADENEADAETFSPAEWALEGFGAAAFNDICTAVRTHVLEEVCGGSVGLLELACGLHLDRYGDAFLAFRAELFETCVRTLERLRADGAFDAYPGLLILFAVSDTDPLEEDEIRMLKRLNGDSPYVARYVRWTKRWA, via the coding sequence GTGGCATCGCCGGAGACGCTGGAGAGGAACGGCAAGGTTGTTCCCTTCGACTTCGCCGCACTCGAACGGAAGATCGCGACCGCGACCCTCCAGGTGTTCCGTGACGTGGCGCGTGCATACCCGGATGAGTCCGTGTGCGCGTTCGCACTCTATAGCGACGACGGCGCCGTGACCGTGTGTCCGGCGTTTGACCTCCAATCGCACCGCGCCGCGCGCGACGCGGCTGCCGCCGACGAGAACGAGGCGGATGCCGAGACCTTTTCGCCGGCGGAGTGGGCGCTCGAGGGCTTTGGCGCTGCGGCGTTCAACGACATCTGTACGGCCGTGCGCACGCACGTCCTCGAAGAGGTCTGCGGCGGCAGCGTCGGACTCCTCGAGCTCGCGTGCGGCCTGCACCTCGACCGCTATGGGGACGCCTTCCTCGCGTTTCGCGCGGAGCTGTTCGAGACGTGCGTGCGGACGTTGGAGCGACTTCGGGCGGACGGCGCGTTCGACGCGTATCCTGGGCTCCTCATCCTCTTCGCGGTCAGCGACACCGACCCTCTGGAGGAGGACGAGATCCGGATGTTGAAGCGGCTCAACGGCGACTCGCCCTACGTCGCTCGGTACGTGCGGTGGACCAAGCGCTGGGCCTGA
- a CDS encoding DUF2185 domain-containing protein translates to MAARKKKASKVYRVSASPVAYVAMGGGIATDRITVDGAPIGFMRRGVPVAPEDSGWAFYAGDETKRYLADRSRSAVFHVNELANMDKTIVPWLYALPGAAFVRDPRAGRFTEAPESSPEPSKAGLPDGVTVVSREVTLGAGFVATLPTPFRRRVEDGSLVLWRPGLTLWIAAGATGAVPDVPADATRGERAEDDGTTRLVFERGAERPGGASVVVAYVDGQNTRALVHAYHDRPEDGEDARALLLGIRWRQGGTPE, encoded by the coding sequence GTGGCCGCGAGGAAGAAGAAGGCCTCGAAGGTGTACCGGGTGTCAGCAAGCCCCGTCGCGTACGTCGCCATGGGCGGCGGCATCGCGACGGATCGCATTACCGTCGATGGCGCACCGATTGGGTTCATGCGGCGCGGGGTGCCGGTCGCGCCCGAAGACAGCGGGTGGGCCTTCTACGCGGGCGACGAGACGAAGCGATACCTCGCGGATCGTTCGAGGTCCGCGGTCTTCCATGTGAACGAGCTCGCGAACATGGACAAGACGATCGTCCCGTGGCTCTACGCGCTGCCCGGCGCCGCGTTTGTACGCGACCCGAGAGCCGGCCGCTTCACCGAGGCCCCGGAGTCGAGCCCCGAGCCCTCGAAGGCGGGGCTGCCCGACGGCGTCACCGTCGTGTCGCGGGAGGTCACGTTGGGCGCGGGCTTCGTCGCCACGCTTCCGACTCCGTTTCGCAGGCGGGTCGAAGACGGCTCGCTAGTCCTCTGGCGACCAGGCCTCACACTCTGGATCGCGGCCGGCGCGACGGGTGCGGTTCCTGACGTTCCGGCGGATGCGACCCGCGGGGAGCGCGCGGAGGACGACGGCACGACGCGCCTCGTCTTCGAGCGCGGCGCGGAGCGGCCCGGAGGCGCGTCGGTCGTGGTGGCGTACGTCGACGGCCAGAACACGCGAGCGCTCGTGCACGCGTACCACGATCGCCCGGAAGACGGCGAAGACGCGCGCGCGCTCCTACTGGGCATCCGCTGGCGGCAGGGCGGTACGCCCGAGTAG
- a CDS encoding sigma 54-dependent Fis family transcriptional regulator, with translation MTHGSDETVELARSALHMPVQGYRLAVTAGPDASASFAPTSAKTVVGSGEAAELRLADPTVSRFHAELEAHDGAVRIRDLGSRNGLFVDGVRIFDAALHNGAVISLGQTRVVFTLDAEPVRVPISARDRFGVMVGRSLAMRRAFSVLERAAASEATVLLGGETGTGKEAAAESIHRESQRRDGPFVVVDCGAVPANLLESELFGHEKGAFTGADRARSGAFEEASGGTLFLDEIGELESDLQPKLLRVLEKREIKRVGSSKYAPVDVRIVAATNRNLRVEVNDKRFRSDLYYRLAVIEVTLPPLRERAEDLPPLVESILERLGQGSSPQVSLVRAPEFQASLARHQWRGNVRELRNYVERCLALGEEMPLDGAVTPPSLVPERGAVVDTRVPLKEARDRWVLGFERAYLSAILAENEGNVSAAARAAGVDRIHFYRLLWRAGLR, from the coding sequence ATGACCCACGGCTCCGACGAGACGGTCGAGCTCGCGCGCTCGGCCTTACACATGCCCGTGCAGGGCTACCGCCTCGCGGTCACGGCGGGGCCCGACGCGTCCGCCTCATTTGCACCGACGAGCGCAAAGACAGTGGTCGGCTCGGGAGAGGCGGCCGAGCTTCGCCTCGCCGATCCGACGGTCTCCCGCTTTCACGCCGAGCTCGAGGCCCACGACGGGGCGGTGCGCATCCGCGATCTCGGTAGCCGCAACGGACTCTTCGTCGACGGCGTGCGTATCTTCGACGCGGCTCTGCACAACGGGGCGGTCATCTCCCTAGGTCAGACGCGCGTCGTCTTCACGCTCGACGCGGAACCGGTCCGCGTGCCGATCTCCGCACGCGATCGCTTCGGCGTGATGGTTGGCCGGTCGCTTGCCATGCGGCGAGCGTTCTCCGTGCTCGAGCGGGCCGCGGCCTCCGAGGCCACGGTGTTGCTGGGCGGAGAGACGGGCACCGGCAAAGAGGCCGCCGCCGAGTCGATCCACCGCGAAAGCCAACGCCGTGACGGTCCGTTCGTGGTCGTTGACTGCGGAGCGGTGCCGGCGAATCTCCTCGAAAGCGAGCTCTTCGGTCACGAAAAGGGGGCCTTCACGGGCGCCGACCGGGCGCGCTCCGGAGCCTTCGAGGAGGCAAGCGGTGGGACCCTGTTCCTCGACGAGATCGGCGAGCTCGAGTCGGACCTTCAACCGAAGCTGCTCCGGGTCCTCGAGAAGCGAGAGATCAAGCGCGTCGGCAGCTCAAAATACGCGCCCGTAGACGTACGCATCGTGGCCGCAACGAATCGCAACCTCCGCGTCGAAGTGAACGACAAGCGCTTTCGGTCCGACCTCTACTATCGGCTCGCGGTCATCGAGGTGACCCTCCCGCCGCTGCGCGAGCGCGCGGAGGATTTGCCGCCGCTCGTAGAGAGCATCCTCGAACGGCTGGGTCAGGGGAGCTCTCCACAGGTGTCGCTCGTCCGCGCGCCGGAGTTCCAGGCGTCGCTCGCACGACACCAATGGCGCGGGAACGTGCGCGAGCTCCGCAACTACGTCGAGCGATGCCTCGCGCTCGGCGAAGAAATGCCGCTCGACGGCGCCGTAACCCCGCCAAGCTTAGTGCCCGAGCGGGGCGCCGTCGTCGACACTCGAGTTCCGCTCAAGGAGGCGCGCGACCGGTGGGTGCTCGGCTTCGAGCGCGCCTACCTGAGCGCCATCCTCGCCGAGAACGAGGGCAACGTCAGCGCTGCGGCCCGCGCTGCCGGTGTCGATCGAATTCACTTCTACCGACTGCTCTGGCGCGCCGGCCTACGCTGA
- a CDS encoding AraC family transcriptional regulator, which yields MHLEGLIEQALRRVSKLSGSGGSAQTMPGLLVLRRDAPSAIEASLYEPVLCLILQGRKQLSLGAETLSFGPGECLLVSHDLPVRSRITKAPYLALVLAVDVATIRKLYDEVAGSALDGARGRAAETHRADPGLLDALRRYLKLADAPADAKVLGPLVLKEIHYRLLTAPFGGMLRSLIRYDSIESAVARAIGHIRGDIRARIEIPELARRVGMSASSFHKHFRAVTSTTPLQYQKELRLIEARRLLKKGGASVTAAALDVGYESASQFSREYARKFGVPPSRDLGARVENRGF from the coding sequence ATGCATCTGGAGGGGCTCATCGAACAAGCGTTGCGTCGGGTATCGAAGCTATCCGGTAGCGGCGGTAGCGCGCAGACGATGCCGGGGCTTCTCGTTCTTCGGCGAGACGCCCCCAGCGCGATCGAGGCCTCCTTGTACGAGCCGGTACTGTGCCTGATCCTCCAAGGTAGGAAACAGCTATCGCTCGGCGCCGAGACCCTTTCGTTCGGCCCGGGGGAGTGCCTCCTCGTCAGTCACGACCTCCCGGTGCGCTCCCGGATCACGAAGGCCCCCTACCTCGCGCTGGTCCTCGCAGTCGATGTCGCCACGATCAGGAAGCTCTACGACGAGGTCGCGGGGTCAGCGCTCGACGGTGCGCGCGGCCGCGCGGCGGAGACCCATCGCGCGGATCCCGGCCTGCTCGACGCCTTGCGTCGATACCTGAAGCTTGCCGACGCCCCCGCAGACGCGAAGGTGCTCGGCCCCCTCGTCCTAAAGGAGATCCACTACCGCCTGCTCACGGCTCCCTTCGGCGGAATGCTCCGGAGTCTAATTCGCTACGACAGCATCGAGAGCGCCGTCGCGCGCGCCATCGGCCACATCCGAGGCGACATCCGCGCGCGCATCGAGATCCCGGAGCTGGCGCGGCGGGTTGGCATGAGCGCGTCGTCCTTCCACAAACACTTCAGGGCGGTCACGTCGACCACGCCGCTGCAGTATCAGAAGGAGCTCCGCCTGATCGAGGCGCGGCGACTCCTGAAGAAAGGTGGCGCCTCTGTCACAGCCGCCGCGTTGGACGTCGGTTACGAGAGCGCGAGTCAGTTCAGCCGCGAGTACGCACGCAAGTTTGGAGTGCCCCCGAGCCGGGACCTCGGAGCAAGGGTGGAGAACCGAGGATTCTGA
- a CDS encoding group 1 truncated hemoglobin, translated as MNDVAQAARSLYERLGGESAIEAAVVTFYESVMADEQLAPFFVHLDLRAQIDKQIAFMTMAFGGPNRYSGRDLRTAHAKLVATGLGDAHFDAIIAHLADTLRGMGIDEETANEVRVIVEGTRADVLGR; from the coding sequence GTGAACGACGTCGCCCAAGCAGCGCGGTCCCTTTACGAGCGGCTCGGTGGCGAGTCGGCCATCGAGGCCGCGGTCGTGACGTTCTACGAGAGTGTCATGGCCGACGAGCAGCTCGCGCCGTTCTTCGTGCACTTGGATCTGCGCGCGCAAATCGACAAGCAGATCGCATTCATGACGATGGCCTTCGGCGGCCCAAACCGCTACTCCGGCCGCGACCTCCGGACGGCCCATGCGAAGCTCGTCGCGACCGGCTTGGGCGACGCGCACTTCGACGCGATCATCGCCCATCTAGCCGACACCCTTCGCGGCATGGGCATCGATGAGGAAACGGCGAATGAGGTGCGCGTCATCGTCGAGGGCACGCGCGCGGACGTGCTCGGCCGATGA
- a CDS encoding aldo/keto reductase — protein MTNSPKTLGNSSLQIGRIGLGCMGMSEFYGGTRDEAAHIETLHAAVDLGIQHFDTADMYGSGHNEELLAKAFSDRWNKVTVATKFGMRRGPNGEWLGISARPEYVKEACENSLKRLGRERIDLYYQHRPDPNVPVEESVGAMKQLVQEGKVRFIGVSEFSAEQLRAAHAVHPITALQTEYSLWTRNVEDDGVLAACRDLGIAFVAYSPLGRGFLTGAIPNREALDEKDWRRSNPRFSGEALAENARFVELIREIAAQKGATEAQVALAWVLAQGEDIFTIPGTRRLERLKENLGAWQVSFTAGELEELRRRLPRETAGARY, from the coding sequence ATGACCAATAGCCCCAAGACGCTCGGCAACAGCAGTCTCCAGATCGGCCGCATCGGCCTCGGGTGCATGGGTATGTCGGAGTTCTACGGCGGCACGCGCGACGAAGCGGCCCACATCGAGACGCTGCACGCCGCCGTCGACCTCGGCATCCAGCACTTCGACACGGCCGACATGTACGGCTCCGGACACAACGAGGAGCTGCTCGCCAAAGCGTTCTCGGACCGCTGGAACAAGGTGACCGTGGCCACAAAGTTCGGCATGCGACGAGGGCCCAACGGTGAATGGCTCGGCATTAGCGCTCGACCGGAGTACGTGAAGGAGGCCTGCGAAAATAGCCTCAAGCGCCTCGGTCGTGAGCGCATCGACCTCTACTACCAGCACCGCCCGGACCCGAACGTGCCGGTGGAGGAGAGCGTCGGCGCGATGAAGCAGTTGGTGCAGGAAGGCAAGGTGCGCTTCATCGGCGTGAGCGAGTTCTCCGCCGAGCAGCTCCGCGCGGCCCACGCGGTGCATCCGATCACGGCGCTCCAGACCGAGTACTCGCTCTGGACCCGAAATGTGGAGGACGACGGGGTTCTCGCGGCGTGCCGTGATCTGGGCATCGCCTTCGTCGCCTACTCGCCGCTGGGGCGAGGCTTTCTGACCGGTGCGATCCCCAACAGGGAGGCCCTCGACGAGAAGGACTGGCGGCGCAGCAACCCGCGCTTCAGCGGCGAAGCGCTCGCGGAGAACGCGCGCTTCGTGGAGCTCATCCGAGAGATTGCCGCGCAGAAGGGCGCGACGGAAGCGCAGGTCGCGCTCGCCTGGGTGCTGGCTCAGGGCGAGGACATCTTCACGATCCCTGGTACGCGCCGGCTCGAACGATTGAAGGAGAACCTCGGAGCCTGGCAGGTCTCGTTCACTGCGGGAGAGCTGGAGGAGCTCCGCCGCCGCCTGCCGCGAGAGACGGCTGGAGCGCGCTACTGA
- a CDS encoding DUF4214 domain-containing protein, whose amino-acid sequence MLGPPPLTLSSTNVAARVEAVHCLAVDAVPSAATIASETQAVTSQATTLRSILRGLLDSADFAARWKVGSLNDEAYVFLLYELFLRRLPSPTGANPVDHIAEREVGDRADLADSITSSSELAVRLPFLAP is encoded by the coding sequence GTGCTCGGTCCGCCTCCCCTGACGCTCTCGTCGACGAACGTGGCGGCGCGGGTCGAGGCGGTCCACTGCCTCGCGGTGGACGCGGTCCCCAGTGCGGCGACGATCGCCAGCGAGACGCAGGCGGTGACGTCTCAGGCGACGACGTTGCGGTCGATTCTTCGGGGACTCCTCGACAGTGCGGACTTCGCGGCCCGCTGGAAGGTCGGCAGCCTGAACGACGAGGCCTACGTCTTCCTGCTCTACGAGCTCTTCTTGCGGCGCCTGCCGAGCCCGACGGGAGCGAACCCAGTGGACCACATCGCTGAGCGCGAAGTCGGCGACCGGGCCGACCTCGCCGACAGCATCACCTCGTCGTCGGAGCTGGCGGTTCGGCTTCCATTCTTGGCGCCGTAG
- a CDS encoding protein kinase, with the protein MLRESPRFQIRECLGVGGFGVVYSAFDRERNAEVALKWLRRADPSLIARFKREFRALAEVDHPNLIRLRDLVALDDDWFFTMDLVDGVDLLHYVRPQHGVPRRASVATAEAAPVAAGARTTASLPPLPPLPPLPPLASPLAASLGPRSRVPDSRRPLCAGDLPRLRLVLEQLARGLVALHDAGLLHRDVKPSNVLVRHDGRVVLLDFGLVAELDDHGAAITMTEHIVGTPAYMSPEQGLGGHLTAATDWYAVGVVLYEALTGRTPFEGASGQILVQKGLVDPTAPLDLVRGVPPKLSELCMDLLSRTPERRPTGPELLERLRGALPFGAGASVGSTPAAAKATDVELAASLVGREPHLWALDEALDEVEAGHSVIAMVPGAAGMGKTSLVRHFLSVTRKERRDALVFEGRCYEREAVPYKALDSLVDAICRHLLRLPEADLAAVLPRDLAALARVFPVLVQLRGALGKRAQPNDVVEQRRRAFMALRELLHRMSTKSLLVLFVDDLQWGDADSEPLLAALLRGPEPPPLLFLTAYRSEDAASAPLVATLHDLGREADGPLVCEIPVAELPEDAARELAKTLLPMADASAVASLASESAGSPLFLRQLAALGAGHGRATDLAEAILFRVHGLSPESRALLEALALFGKPTEVSLAAGAADVRGDRDAIVHELRGHSLVRTHTRAGRSEVEVYHDRIREIVVGAMDGGVLAALHLRIARVLAVSQSDPEALTEHYLAANEPALARRFAEDAADRAGRALAFDRAARMYALALELDASSGASNDELVLKLAEALASAGRGPEAAERFLHASRTASGARQLELRRRGAEQLLFAGHLEEGGSVVESILETLAIASSRSPLGSLVALLFRRLLLRLRGMRFRPSTPDTVAQQTLVRIDTFFSLARGFGILDPWRGMEFQSRFVLSALAAGEPSRIAMGLALEAAYRAADGFPARPAIEQLLRRAGALADATRDARARGVTSLMRGVAATLLGDFADGAAACDAAAEELRDHCTGVWWELDNATIFGLYARLGLGRINEIRSRLPEALDDASARGDLYAEVLLRVQVSWFVRLADDDTAAARRELDVLTERWSAKKFLIQHAWHALNLTEVELYVGDAERAYKTMRDVWRQLERQLYLRAETMRVRAMNARARAALALAATVDGAARGRLLAEARALEGRIARERWPLARGFARLLGAARLVAEGDGEGALPLLRDAEFELRARGAALYANAAQVQRGALEGTASGHRALELGLQGFRDEGIRDPSRMVRVFAPGAWPARAAADGGSRSA; encoded by the coding sequence GTGTTGCGCGAATCTCCGCGATTTCAGATCCGCGAGTGCCTCGGCGTGGGCGGATTCGGCGTCGTCTACTCGGCCTTCGATCGCGAGCGCAACGCGGAGGTTGCGCTGAAGTGGCTCCGGCGCGCCGACCCGAGCCTCATCGCGCGCTTCAAGCGCGAGTTCCGAGCGCTCGCCGAGGTGGACCATCCGAACCTCATTCGCCTACGCGACCTGGTTGCCCTCGACGACGACTGGTTTTTCACAATGGACTTGGTCGACGGCGTCGACCTCCTCCACTACGTGCGCCCGCAGCACGGCGTGCCGCGGCGGGCCAGCGTGGCGACCGCCGAGGCGGCACCCGTCGCCGCAGGCGCCCGCACGACCGCGTCGCTCCCGCCGTTGCCGCCCTTGCCGCCCTTGCCGCCGCTGGCGTCGCCGCTCGCCGCGAGCCTCGGACCGCGCTCTCGCGTCCCCGACTCTCGCCGACCTCTCTGCGCCGGCGACCTGCCCCGCCTTCGTCTGGTGCTCGAGCAGCTCGCGCGCGGTCTCGTGGCGCTCCACGACGCGGGGCTGCTTCACCGCGACGTGAAGCCGTCGAACGTGCTTGTCCGCCACGATGGGCGCGTCGTGCTCCTCGACTTCGGGCTGGTCGCCGAGCTCGACGACCACGGCGCGGCCATCACGATGACGGAGCACATCGTCGGGACGCCAGCGTACATGTCTCCAGAGCAAGGGCTCGGCGGTCACCTGACGGCGGCAACCGACTGGTATGCGGTCGGGGTGGTGCTGTACGAGGCGCTCACCGGCCGGACGCCCTTCGAGGGCGCCAGCGGGCAGATCCTCGTGCAGAAGGGCCTCGTCGACCCAACGGCACCTCTCGATCTCGTGCGCGGCGTGCCACCCAAACTCTCCGAGCTGTGCATGGACCTGCTCTCGCGGACGCCGGAGCGGCGACCCACCGGCCCCGAGCTGCTCGAGCGACTCCGCGGCGCCCTCCCGTTCGGCGCGGGCGCCTCCGTTGGGTCGACGCCCGCCGCCGCCAAGGCGACAGACGTAGAGCTTGCCGCGAGCCTCGTGGGCCGCGAGCCGCACCTCTGGGCCCTCGATGAGGCGCTGGACGAAGTCGAGGCCGGTCACTCGGTCATCGCGATGGTCCCCGGCGCGGCGGGCATGGGCAAGACCTCGCTCGTCCGCCACTTCTTGAGCGTGACACGGAAGGAGCGCCGCGACGCGCTCGTCTTCGAGGGGCGGTGCTACGAGCGGGAGGCCGTGCCCTACAAGGCCCTCGACAGCTTGGTCGACGCCATTTGCCGTCACCTCCTCCGCCTCCCCGAAGCCGACCTCGCAGCCGTCCTACCGCGCGACCTAGCGGCGCTTGCGCGCGTCTTCCCGGTGCTCGTTCAGCTCCGCGGCGCGCTCGGCAAGCGCGCCCAACCCAACGACGTGGTCGAGCAGCGCCGTCGTGCCTTCATGGCGCTTCGCGAGCTGCTCCATCGCATGTCGACGAAGAGCCTCCTCGTCCTCTTCGTCGACGACCTTCAGTGGGGCGACGCCGACAGCGAGCCGCTGCTCGCCGCATTGCTGCGCGGCCCCGAGCCGCCACCGCTTCTGTTCCTAACCGCTTACCGGAGCGAGGATGCGGCGTCGGCTCCGCTCGTCGCCACCCTCCACGATCTCGGTCGGGAGGCCGATGGGCCGCTCGTCTGCGAGATCCCGGTCGCTGAGCTTCCCGAAGACGCCGCACGCGAGCTCGCGAAGACGCTGCTCCCAATGGCCGACGCGTCTGCCGTCGCTTCGCTCGCCAGCGAGTCGGCGGGCAGCCCACTCTTCTTGCGTCAGCTGGCGGCGCTCGGGGCGGGCCACGGCCGAGCCACCGACCTCGCCGAAGCGATCCTCTTTCGCGTGCACGGCCTTTCACCAGAGAGCCGCGCACTCCTTGAAGCACTCGCCCTCTTTGGCAAGCCGACGGAGGTCTCGCTCGCGGCAGGCGCAGCCGATGTCCGTGGCGACCGCGACGCGATCGTGCACGAACTCCGTGGCCATTCGCTCGTACGCACCCACACGCGCGCTGGTCGCTCCGAGGTCGAGGTCTACCACGACCGCATCCGCGAGATCGTCGTGGGCGCGATGGACGGGGGCGTGCTCGCCGCGCTCCACCTCCGCATCGCGCGCGTGTTGGCCGTATCACAGAGCGATCCGGAGGCGCTGACCGAGCACTACCTCGCCGCTAACGAACCAGCGCTCGCGCGTCGCTTCGCCGAAGACGCGGCCGATCGCGCGGGCCGGGCGCTCGCCTTCGACCGCGCCGCCCGCATGTACGCGCTCGCACTCGAGCTCGACGCGAGCAGCGGAGCCAGCAACGACGAGCTCGTGCTCAAGCTCGCCGAGGCGCTCGCAAGCGCAGGCCGAGGCCCCGAAGCCGCCGAGCGATTTCTCCATGCTTCGCGGACCGCCTCGGGCGCGAGGCAACTCGAGCTTCGACGGCGAGGCGCCGAACAGCTCCTCTTCGCGGGCCACCTCGAGGAAGGCGGAAGCGTCGTCGAGTCAATCCTCGAGACCCTCGCCATCGCCTCGTCCCGCTCGCCGCTCGGCTCGCTCGTCGCCCTCTTGTTTCGTCGACTCCTGCTCCGCCTGCGCGGCATGCGATTCCGCCCCTCGACGCCCGACACCGTTGCGCAGCAGACGCTCGTCCGCATCGACACGTTCTTCAGCCTCGCACGCGGCTTCGGCATCCTCGACCCGTGGCGCGGTATGGAGTTTCAGTCGCGCTTCGTCCTCAGCGCGCTCGCCGCCGGCGAGCCGAGTCGAATCGCCATGGGTCTTGCCCTCGAGGCCGCCTATCGCGCGGCCGACGGCTTTCCCGCACGCCCGGCTATCGAGCAACTCCTGCGCCGTGCCGGCGCACTCGCGGACGCTACACGAGACGCGCGCGCGCGCGGCGTGACGAGCCTCATGCGCGGTGTCGCTGCTACGCTCCTCGGCGACTTCGCCGACGGCGCCGCCGCGTGTGACGCAGCCGCCGAGGAACTCCGCGATCACTGCACGGGGGTCTGGTGGGAGCTCGACAACGCCACGATCTTCGGTCTCTACGCACGGCTCGGGCTCGGCCGCATCAACGAGATTCGATCGCGCCTCCCCGAGGCGCTAGACGACGCTAGCGCGCGCGGCGATTTGTATGCAGAGGTCCTCCTGCGCGTGCAGGTGTCGTGGTTCGTCCGCCTCGCCGACGACGACACGGCGGCGGCGCGACGCGAGCTCGACGTGCTCACTGAACGCTGGAGTGCAAAGAAGTTCCTCATTCAGCACGCCTGGCACGCCCTCAACTTGACGGAGGTCGAGCTATACGTCGGCGATGCGGAGCGCGCCTACAAGACGATGCGCGACGTCTGGCGCCAGCTCGAGAGGCAGCTCTACTTGCGCGCGGAGACGATGCGCGTTCGGGCCATGAACGCGCGCGCTCGGGCCGCGCTCGCGTTGGCCGCAACGGTCGACGGTGCGGCGCGCGGTCGACTGCTCGCCGAGGCGCGCGCTCTCGAGGGACGCATCGCGCGTGAACGTTGGCCGCTGGCCCGCGGGTTCGCGCGCCTCCTCGGGGCGGCGCGGCTTGTGGCCGAGGGTGATGGCGAGGGGGCCCTGCCGCTGCTTCGCGATGCCGAGTTCGAGCTGCGCGCTCGGGGCGCGGCGCTCTACGCCAACGCGGCCCAGGTGCAACGCGGCGCGCTGGAGGGTACGGCAAGCGGCCACCGGGCCCTCGAGCTCGGGCTCCAAGGGTTTCGCGACGAGGGCATCCGGGACCCGAGCCGCATGGTGCGTGTCTTCGCCCCCGGCGCGTGGCCGGCGCGGGCCGCCGCCGACGGTGGCTCGCGCTCAGCGTAG